The Astatotilapia calliptera chromosome 14, fAstCal1.2, whole genome shotgun sequence genome includes a region encoding these proteins:
- the LOC113036819 gene encoding CLOCK-interacting pacemaker isoform X2, whose translation MPKEQPPLDQHSLCAAPSKKVKDKSNNTALLAIRDIKDKDDSSRRGSHCSSEKDSGFSDGSDWQLEDQKRNKSQFRASEHAETSQNQERMQRNLGKHSVMPDGHDQPPVYMIKNTMLNQSDVTQKRGQLLWRNSVTDINHSGSRQIILLQQPGLLPATFQLSKPLSRKFNVSERKIPGSYLPILNSYPRIAPHPSKKPPDKYSIHECQSLSKRVCSEQKGDGPSVTRNLPEQHLHKQPKLALSATGMPCSSPPQDQLSASSPTPTSMSQRSPSVSSQDTSYSLFTTSSAGLNRDATTSIRHRRFLNTVKILRQSGLLDITLRTKELMRQSNATERDLSQLRQHTELLCQAARNPSLNLNGITVWEHLHQAMAESGNYPNLKILQNIQISTVPGSAGPSERISKGDTNRPQAAETTQALPMCLLSTMPEQHCGVQQQSKQDRKLKANETSLDKASFTPPDSSTG comes from the exons ATGCCAAAGGAACAGCCTCCATTGGATCAGCACAGCCTTTGTGCTGCACCCAGCAAGAAAGTTAAAGATAAGAGCAACAATACAGCTCTACTGGCTATACGTGACATTAAAGACAAAGATGACTCAAGCAGGAGGGGCTCCCACTGCAGCTCCGAGAAGGACTCTGGCTTCTCTG ATGGTTCAGACTGGCAACTGGAGGACcagaagagaaacaaaagcCAGTTCAGAGCCAGTGAACATGCAGAAACGTCACAAAACCAAGAACGTATGCAAAGGAATCTTGGAAAGCATTCTGTGATGCCTGATGGTCATGACCAGCCACCTGTTTACATGATCAAGAACACGATGCTTAACCAG TCAGATGTGACCCAGAAAAGAGGCCAGCTTCTCTGGAGAAACAGCGTCACTGACATCAACCATTCGGGTTCTCGTCAAATAATCCTTCTCCAGCAGCCAGGATTGTTGCCTGCTACCTTCCAGCTATCAAAGCCCTTGTCCCGAAAGTTTAATGTCTCAGAAAGGAAAATACCTGGTTCCTACTTACCCATACTGAACTCCTACCCACGCATAGCGCCACATCCCAGCAAGAAACCACCGGATAAATATTCAATCCACGAATGCCAGAGTCTCAGCAAGAGGGTGTGCTCAGAACAAAAGGGTGATGGCCCGTCTGTGACCCGAAATCTGCCAGAGCAGCACCTTCATAAACAACCTAAGTTGGCACTCTCAGCGACTGGCATGCCGTGTTCTTCTCCACCCCAAGATCAACTGTCTGCCTCAAGTCCCACCCCTACTTCCATGAGCCAGAGATCCCCATCTGTATCCAGTCAGGACACCAGCTACTCGTTATTCACAACCAGTTCGGCTGGACTTAACAGAGATGCCACCACCAGTATTCGCCACCGACGTTTTCTCAACACAGTAAAAATCCTCAGACAGTCTGGTCTGCTGGACATTACATTGCGCACAAAGGAGTTGATGCGTCAGAGCAACGCCACAGAGAGGGACCTCTCCCAGCTGCGGCAACACACAGAGCTGCTGTGCCAGGCTGCCAGAAACCCCAGCCTCAATCTAAATGGTATCACTGTTTGGGAGCACCTCCATCAAGCTATGGCTGAGTCAGGAAATTATCCCAACCTTAAAATCCTGCAGAATATCCAAATCTCAACTGTGCCAGGTTCTGCCGGTCCATCAGAAAGGATTTCCAAAGGAGACACCAACAGGCCACAAGCTGCTGAGACCACACAAGCCCTGCCAATGTGCCTTCTCAGCACCATGCCAGAGCAACACTGTGGTGtacaacaacagtcaaaacAAGACAGGAAGCTCAAGGCCAATGAGACATCCTTAGACAAAGCCAGCTTTACACCTCCTGACAGTTCTACTGGTTAG
- the LOC113036819 gene encoding CLOCK-interacting pacemaker isoform X1, which translates to MPKEQPPLDQHSLCAAPSKKVKDKSNNTALLAIRDIKDKDDSSRRGSHCSSEKDSGFSDGSDWQLEDQKRNKSQFRASEHAETSQNQERMQRNLGKHSVMPDGHDQPPVYMIKNTMLNQQSDVTQKRGQLLWRNSVTDINHSGSRQIILLQQPGLLPATFQLSKPLSRKFNVSERKIPGSYLPILNSYPRIAPHPSKKPPDKYSIHECQSLSKRVCSEQKGDGPSVTRNLPEQHLHKQPKLALSATGMPCSSPPQDQLSASSPTPTSMSQRSPSVSSQDTSYSLFTTSSAGLNRDATTSIRHRRFLNTVKILRQSGLLDITLRTKELMRQSNATERDLSQLRQHTELLCQAARNPSLNLNGITVWEHLHQAMAESGNYPNLKILQNIQISTVPGSAGPSERISKGDTNRPQAAETTQALPMCLLSTMPEQHCGVQQQSKQDRKLKANETSLDKASFTPPDSSTG; encoded by the exons ATGCCAAAGGAACAGCCTCCATTGGATCAGCACAGCCTTTGTGCTGCACCCAGCAAGAAAGTTAAAGATAAGAGCAACAATACAGCTCTACTGGCTATACGTGACATTAAAGACAAAGATGACTCAAGCAGGAGGGGCTCCCACTGCAGCTCCGAGAAGGACTCTGGCTTCTCTG ATGGTTCAGACTGGCAACTGGAGGACcagaagagaaacaaaagcCAGTTCAGAGCCAGTGAACATGCAGAAACGTCACAAAACCAAGAACGTATGCAAAGGAATCTTGGAAAGCATTCTGTGATGCCTGATGGTCATGACCAGCCACCTGTTTACATGATCAAGAACACGATGCTTAACCAG CAGTCAGATGTGACCCAGAAAAGAGGCCAGCTTCTCTGGAGAAACAGCGTCACTGACATCAACCATTCGGGTTCTCGTCAAATAATCCTTCTCCAGCAGCCAGGATTGTTGCCTGCTACCTTCCAGCTATCAAAGCCCTTGTCCCGAAAGTTTAATGTCTCAGAAAGGAAAATACCTGGTTCCTACTTACCCATACTGAACTCCTACCCACGCATAGCGCCACATCCCAGCAAGAAACCACCGGATAAATATTCAATCCACGAATGCCAGAGTCTCAGCAAGAGGGTGTGCTCAGAACAAAAGGGTGATGGCCCGTCTGTGACCCGAAATCTGCCAGAGCAGCACCTTCATAAACAACCTAAGTTGGCACTCTCAGCGACTGGCATGCCGTGTTCTTCTCCACCCCAAGATCAACTGTCTGCCTCAAGTCCCACCCCTACTTCCATGAGCCAGAGATCCCCATCTGTATCCAGTCAGGACACCAGCTACTCGTTATTCACAACCAGTTCGGCTGGACTTAACAGAGATGCCACCACCAGTATTCGCCACCGACGTTTTCTCAACACAGTAAAAATCCTCAGACAGTCTGGTCTGCTGGACATTACATTGCGCACAAAGGAGTTGATGCGTCAGAGCAACGCCACAGAGAGGGACCTCTCCCAGCTGCGGCAACACACAGAGCTGCTGTGCCAGGCTGCCAGAAACCCCAGCCTCAATCTAAATGGTATCACTGTTTGGGAGCACCTCCATCAAGCTATGGCTGAGTCAGGAAATTATCCCAACCTTAAAATCCTGCAGAATATCCAAATCTCAACTGTGCCAGGTTCTGCCGGTCCATCAGAAAGGATTTCCAAAGGAGACACCAACAGGCCACAAGCTGCTGAGACCACACAAGCCCTGCCAATGTGCCTTCTCAGCACCATGCCAGAGCAACACTGTGGTGtacaacaacagtcaaaacAAGACAGGAAGCTCAAGGCCAATGAGACATCCTTAGACAAAGCCAGCTTTACACCTCCTGACAGTTCTACTGGTTAG